CAAGATCATCGCCAGCACGCACGCTCGCTCGTCGGGAAGTGCCTTTCAGCGCGGAATGACGATCGACACCTACACCGTTACCGGATCGCAAATCCAAACCGTCATGGGCAAGTCGTTCAACTCGCGCGAGGAAGACTTGCTGCGCAGCATTCCCAGCGTCACCATCGATAAGAGCGGCACGATCTCGATTCGTGGCGGTTTCGCCTTCGAGGCCGCCTACGAGTTCGAAGGCATCGACTACACGACGCCGACGGCAAATTTACAGAATACGCTGCAGAACATCGCCAACTTCAATTTACTCAACGGCGTCGGCGGCGTGCAGCTTATCCCCGGCGCGGGCGACGCGACGCACGGCGACACCGGAACGGGCTTGGTGCTGTTCACGGCCAAGAACGGAACGTATCCCACCTACTTCCACGCCGATGTCGAGTCGCTGCTCTTCCCGTACTTGCATCAGCTCGGGCTGGAGTGGGGCTGGGCCGATCCTTCACAGCGGCTATCAAACTATGCCGGTTTTATCGGCATCCGCCGCGCTTACCAATACGGTATCAACGGAACCGCGGCCAATACGCTGGGCACGCTCGGGACCAACGCCGCCACCTTGGGCAGTACCATCGATCCGAATCTGGTCTACTATTCGCCGCAGTTTCTGAAGTCGAACGACTTCGTCGACAATCTGATCTACCGGTTCGGTCATAACAACAATCAGCGCTTGCAGTTTTTCGTTCAGGATCAGTCCATCAAACAGACCCTCGATTACGGCGGCTTTCAATACCTGCCGTACATCTCGGGCGGTACGACTGCGGGCAAATGCTCGCCCTATCCGATCGTTGGCCCGGGCGGCCCGGTAAACTCGGCGCAGCAGGAGTACGCCTGCAACTCCCTCATCCCGCTTTTTCCCGGTCAGCCCAGCGCCTCGGCGTTCGTTTCCGAGCCCGACACCTTGCAGAGCCCGTTTGAAGCGTACAAGCTCGAGTACGATCTGAACCTGGGAAGCTCGACGCTCCTGACGACGCGCTTTTTCCGCACGTTTAGCCAGCAGTCGGAGACGTTGCCGGCGCAAGGCATCTTCGCCCAGCCCTATGGCGGCAATCGCACGGCGGGGCAGATTGACGGCACGACCCAGCTGGGCACCAAGAACCTGCTCAAATACGGCACGATCTACGAGTACGTTGTGCCCTACGGCAATCGCTACGACTTCACGTCGTACACCGCGTTCACGACGCCGGCTTACATTATCACCTACCCGATCACCCATCCGCTGCAGCCGCTGCCGTTGCCATATACGTACACCGGCTTGTTGCCGAACAATAACCCGGCAGCGCAACAAGGCCTCGAGGAAGATTTCTTCTCGCCGGCCTTCTGCGCGCAGCTGAACCTGCATACGGGCTGCGGATACTTGAGCTCGTACTTTCCCGCCGGAGTGCACTTTCCGTTCGAGGAAGACGTCGAGACCGTCGCTCAGCAGCAGTACGGAACCTATCTGCAAGATACCATCGAGATGTCGGAACGCTGGAAGGCCGAAGCGGGAGTGCGGCTCGACGGTTACAACTTCCAGATTCCTACACTGGCCGGCGCTCCCGCTTCGATTCCCGCCGCCGAGCACCAGCGGCTCTACGAGCCGCACCTCGACGCGTCGTATCTGCCCGACAACCGCGATACGTTTCGATTCGGATTCGGCCACACGCTCTCGATGCCGCTCCCCAGCCTGCTCGGCGCGGACGTGAGCCAAGTACCGTACGCGCCGTTCGATAACATCCCGTCGTACGACAACTCGACGGGTAAGGCCGCGGATTACTGCGGTCCGCACGCCAACGCGCTCTGCTCGAGCTACGGCCAGCAGCTCTATTGGCTCACCCGCGATTACCGTTATGGCAGTTCGACGTTGGAGACGCCGCTGGTCGGCGCCACCTTCACCAACATCGATTTCTCGTGGGCGCACGCGTTTCGCGACGGCGCGGCGTTCAAGCTCACGCCCTTCTACCGTCGCGGCTATAACGTCATCGAGCAGACCGCGCAGATCGTCGGCTTCAACTACCAGACCGGTTCGCCCGTTTACGGTGACGTCCAATATTCCAACCTCGGCATTCAAAAAGCCACCGGAATCGAAGCGCTGTACACCAAGGAAATTCCGCTCGGAATTTCGATGCAGATCGGCGCGACGTACATCAGTCAGTTCGGCAACGAGCCGCCCGGCGCGTTCCTGCAACCGGCAGCGCTTGCGCTCGGCGTGGTCTACCGGTCGCCGGATCTCTCGCCGTTTCAGCTCAACGCGGCCTTTAACTACAAGAGCGCGCATGGCTGGCGTATCAATCCGGTTATCTACGCGAACTCCGGTTTTCCGTACGGCGCCGGATACTACACTGCCGTGTATTGCAACGGCATTCCGGTGATCGTTCCCAACACGAGCCTTTCGGTGATCTACTCGCAGACGCCGGGATACATCGATCCGCTCGATCCAGGAACGTGCACGAAACCGAACATTGCCGCCACCCGTGGTATTTCGGAGCGCGGACTTCCCGGCGGCTTTCTCACGACGCCGCGCGTGGATGCCGACTTGACCGTCGAGTATCGCCCCGAAGTCCGCGGGCTCGCGCAATCGGTCCTCGGCTTGCAGGTCGTTAACTTATTCAACGAGCTTTATAACGTTCCGATCATCAACGGCTGCTACGGTAATCCGGTGGCGATCGGATTGCAGAGCGGCAACGCCCCCTGCACGTACTCGACGGCACCATACGCGCCGCCCGACGTCACGGCCCACTCGAGCGCGCCCTATCTCACGTATCCGAACCTGCCGCCGATTTCGTTTCGCTTCTACTATCAGGTGACCTTATGAACGCTCCACGTTGGTTTTTGCTCTCCGTCTCCGCCGCGCTGCTCGCAGCCTGCGGCAATAGCGGCGCTTCGGAACCCCCGGTGACGTCGTACGATCCCGCGGCCACGAGCAAACTGCAGTTTGCCGTCGGCGTCGCGACCATGTCGTTCAACGGCGGCAAGAGCGTAGCGTATGGTTTGAACACCGTCGACACATTGCGTCAGCAAGACGGACTCTCGGGAGTGCTCTACAGCATCCCGATGATTATCGGACCGACGAGCTTCAACGTCTTGACCTCGACGGAGACGGGCACCGACGTTCAGGACGCCGGGTCGGACCTGGGCACGAATCACATCACGTGGGGCACGCTCAATCAATCGCACTGGACGACGGCGCCGCGCGGACCGAAGGCGTCGACCACCGGTGCTTTCGGTTACGGTCTATGTCCATGTAACTCCGATTCGGGTCCCGGTAACGGCTTCACGCCGCTCTTCCAATCGTTTTATCTGCCGATTTACGGCGAAACCGGCTATATCCAGCTGTGGTACGGTGGGCCGCCGGCCTTTCCGCAGGCAGGCCCGCCGGAGATCGCGTTAGGTTGGGAAGGGTACTCGCTGGGCTTTGCCGATTTTGCGGTGACCCCGGTGGTCGGAACCTATCATTTGTACGCAGCCGTACCGCCGTCGTACGACACACCGCCGAATCCGACGCCGAGTCCCGGACCTAATGGAACGCCCACGCCGCCGCCCGGCATTCTCGCGTCCGCGTCCCAACTGACAAACTTGACGCCCTTACCGCAGCTCGGCACACCGACGTTTACTCCCGACCACAACGGCGGCGGTAAGGTCAACATCACGGCGCCGTCGGGCGTGAGTGAAGTGTTGGTCGAGGTCTTGGCCGTCGGTAACAGCGGCGTCGGCATCTGCGTGCAATCCCATCAAACCGACAGTTTCTATACGATCGTTACGAAAAAACCGGGCGCGCAATCGGTTGTTTTGCCCGACGATATCGGGCCGCTCACGCAATCGGGAAAGAAAACGCCGACGATTTGTCCTAAAGGGACCTACGAAATCTATGCGGCCGGCGTTGACTATCCGGCTTACGAAGCGTCGTATCCGAATAATCTGAATCAGCTTCCGCTGATCAAAGGCCCGAACGGCCAGGCCGACGTCACCACCTCCGACGTGCTCACGGGCTCCTATCGGTGAGAGGGCGCTTTTCGATCGCCAAAGCAGTTGCCGCGGCGATGATGGCGGCGACGGCGGCTTGCGGGGGCGGCGGCATGACGTTCGACTCGGTGGTGAACTCGCCGGGTGGCGGTTCGCACGATCCGCACACGAAACTCGTCAACGTCAAAGTTACCGTGACGATTCCGGCGCAGAAGAAGCGCACGCGAATCGATCCGGATTATATTTCCGTCAACACCGGATCGCTGGTTATTGGCTTAGCGTCAGTGAACGGCGTCGGCGTGACCGGCGTCAATCCAACGGTCATCAACACGCTCGCGCACTCGCACGGATGCAAAGCGAACGCCGGAGCGACGGTTTGCTCGGCAACCGCTCTGGGATCGCCGGGCAACGACGTCTTTGCGGTAACGACGTATGCGGCAACGAACGCCGACGGCGCGGTCCTTTCAGTCGGCACGGTCCAAGCGCAAATCGGCCAAAGCGGCGGCTCGACGCAGATCAGCAATACGCTGCCGCTGACCTTAGGCGGCGTGATCGCCGGTCTCAAGCTCTCCCTTTTTCCGGCCGGCGCCAAACGCGGAAAAGCAGCACGTGCTACCGTCACCTTGCTCGCCTTCGACGCCAGCGGTGCGCAGATCGTCGGACCGAGCGATTACGAGAATCCTATCGCGCTGCAAATCCAGGGCGACACCGATAACGCCTTTTCGCTGCACGCGAATGGAAAAACGGGCGCGTCTCTAACGATCGCCAAGCCGACCTCGAACATAATCCTGACCTACGACGGCAACTCGCAAGCCTCGCCGATAACCCTTGCGGCGACCACGAGCGGCTCGGTCGGTAAGAGCGCCAACTTCGCGCTGCACGGAAAAACGCCGCCGCCGCCGGTCGGCACGATCTACGCGCTGAATTTCGGAACCAACAGCGGCCAAACCGCGACCGTAACCGAGTACGACGGTACGGCGAAAGGCAACGCGACGCCGGAGCGGACGTTGCAACTGAGCTCAAAGCTTTACGCGCGGAGCATTGCGGTGGACGCCAGCGGAAATCTGTACGTCGGCTACTTCGATACGCCCGTCGGTTCTCAACCGTCGGGCACTCCCGATAAGGGAAATGAGATTGCGGTCTATGCGCCGGGCGCGAGCGGCAGCGCGTCGCCAACCTTCACCATTACGTCGGACCAGAATTCGCAGACGGCGATTTTCCCGGCCTACATGACGTTCGACCCCTCGGGAGATTTGGTGACGTACGGTTCGACGGGTGTCGACGGGAACGGCGGAAACGATGCCGTGCTGACGTATTCGCCGGGAAGTATGGGCGCGGTTGCGCCGGCGTACGGCTGGGCGTTCGTTGCGCCGTTACTGACCTATCCCGGCCCAACCGGCTTGGCCATCGACGCTTCAGGCAACTTTTACGTCAACGGCGCGCTGCACACGTCGCTCGGACCGAGTTACGGCACCTTCGTGGCACCCGCTGCCGACATTGGCAATCCCGCGGTGAACCCGTCGCGCACGATTCCGTGGAATTACAGCAACACGCAGCTCCCGCCACTCTTCACGACCGACGTCGCGATTGACGCCAGCGGCGAACCGTTCATCGCGAACAGCGTAACGCAGGGGAGCGGCAGTTCAACGTCGTGCCAGGGCAACGCCAACGTTTATTCGGCGAGCCCGAGTGGCGGCGTCACGAACGTACCGCCGCTGCGGGTCTTGACCTTGGGCGGCGTGTTGACCAAGAACTCACAATGCGGCAACCCCACCTATCCGCTGGTGCCGTACTTCCCCTCGATCACGCTCTTCGGCACAATCCTCTTCGTCGCCGACGACTTCAACAACGCGATCGATGCCTACAAGGCCTCCGCGCACGGCAACGTACAGCCGAGCCTGCAAATCACCGGCTCGGCCACCGGGCTGAATGCGCCGATCGCGGTGGTGATCACATCAGCTTCCGGGCAGGCCAAGGCCCGTCCGGCTCAGTCCCTTTGACGCACTCACTCGTCCGAAAAAGGAAAGCCTACACATGAGAAAGACCCTCGCTACTCTGGCCTTGGCAGCCGCGCCGGTGCTCGTTTTGAGCGCCTGCAACGGAAATGCCGGCGGAGGTTCCGGAGTGGCTGCGCTTCCGAACTCCGGCGCGCCGGCATCGCAGCACAGCCGCTTCCATCACAACGACAATGGCCCGCAGGATTTGCACGCGGGCGGCGCTACGTTCCCGGCGCAAGCCTATAACGGCGCAAGTCAGCCTGTCGGCACTTACAATCATCCGCAAGCGCCTCCCGCATCGGGTTCGCTCTTCGCGCACTACGGCGGCGTGGGAACGATCTATTACTGTCTCACCGGCAGCGGCTTCGGTCGCAAGGAGTTCACCGGCCAATCGATCACCGCAACCCAGGCGTGCGCCGGCCTCGGCGACTCGCCCGTGGGTTTCGGCGCTCGTCAGGATCCGCTCGATTTCGTCGGCAGCGACGTCGCGATGACCGAAGGCTCACAGACGACGCCGGGCGATTGCTGCGCTAGCTACAGCTACTACGCGATTAACCGCGCGGCGACGTACGGTCAGCCGTTCGAGTTTCCGACCTTGGGCGGCCCAATCGTCTTCGGTTATCGTCCGCAAGACTTCCCGAAGGTCTCGATCAAGCTCTCGACCTGGACGTATTGCGCGATCGTCAACGGCACGGTCAACAACTGGAACGATCCGGCGATCTCGGCCGATAACGGCCAGTCGGTAACCGGCGGCGTTTCGCAAACGATCACGTTCTACTACCGTTCCGACGGTAGCGGCACGACCTACAATCTCACCAGCCACCTGTATGCGGCGTGCAACCCGGGCTCGTGGCCCGCGCCGTACAACACCTATCCGTACCAAGGCTCCGGTCGGGACGCTTCATTCCCGTATCAGGCGACCCAGAACTGGCCGATCACGACGCCGTCGAACTTCGTTGGCGCGAGCGGCAACCCGGGCGTTCTCGCCGGTATCCAATCGACGCCGTACGGCACGGGATACGTTGAAGGCGCGTACGCCAAAGTCGCCAACCCGAAAGTCTCTCAGGCGCTCCTCCAAAGCGGCTACAATAACCAAGCCAACGAGCCGTACTGGGTCAGCGCGACCAACAAGAGCGCGGTGTCCGCCGCACTCAAACACGTTACGGCGAGTGCAATCTCGTACGGAACCGCCAGCGACTACCCAACGACTCCCGGCTCGCTCAATTCGAGCACCCCGTGGTGCCAGCTCTTCGTTCCGTATTCGGTCTTCGCGTTACCGCCGGCTAAGACGTATCCAATCGTCGGCGTTACCTACATGCTGTTCTACGGAAATAATCAGGGCGTTCACCTCAGCGATAAGACGACGTTGGTGAACTACATCATCTCCAAGCCGGCACAAAACATCATCAAGAGTCTGGAGTACGCTCCGCTCTCGAGTTCCATTCACGGCGCTGTCAAGGCCGCTCTGACCGGCACCGCCAGCCAGCCCTCCTGTCTCCAGTAAGGATGCGAACGTTTAACGCGCGCCGCGGTAGCGCGGCGCGCGTTAATCCTCGCGCCGTTCTTGCGAGCGCCGCAATTCTGGCGGCAGGATGCGGCGGCTCGAGTTCTTCCTCCACGATGCCGGCGCAAGGAGCGCAGGCCGTCCACGTGCGCCTCGTCGACGGCGCGCCGGCGCTTGAGACCTACATCGGCGGATTCTTGGAAAAGATCACTCCGGCGTACGCCACCCTCAACGGCGTCACGGTAACGTCGGCATTGTCGTACGGGACGATCACGCCGTTTACAACCTGCGCCGCCGGAGCGGCATCGATCATCGCGCGTAACGACCAAGGCTACGCGGTCGGTCCGCTCAAAACGCCGAACCTCACCGCGGGCGGTCACTATACGCTGATCATCGTTGGTGCGTATCCGCACTACAGCGTGCTCGCAATTTCCGAACCGGCAACCAGCGGAAGCGCTCAGCTCTCGTTGTATGAGGCGTCGCCGTCAACCGCGCAAGCCAGTTTTGGAAGCTTTCGCGCGTCGAACAAGTCCGAGTTCAAGTCACTCGGCAGCGCGAGCTACGGGAGTGAGGTGACCGTCTCGCTGGGCAAGAGCGTCACCGATTTCGGCGGATACGCTGGTCCGGCCGGCGCACCGCTCGGCACGGTGACTCCATCGCAAATCGACTCGTTCGATTCTAAGAACGCGCTTCCGTTCAATGCGGTCGCTCGGCTTTCGCTCTTTCTCTTCGATTCGACGACGAGCAGCAGTCAACGAGTCTTCGGGAGCCTCGACCAATGAAAGCTTCGGCACTCTTTCTCACATTGATGTCCGCTGCGGCCATCGGCTCGGCGATCGCCGGCTGCGGCGCGGTCGGCCCGGCGCCCTCGGGCATTGGCACTTCGGCGCCCGAGCCGACGGCGACACCCGCGGCCAGACTTCTCTACGTCGATCACAACGGGACGTTCTACGAATACCGGCTGCCGTTGACGCCGAGCTCAACGCCCGAGCGAACGCTCGTTGAATGGCCGAAGCTTCCGCTTCCGCCGGTGATCGCAGCCGATCAATACGGAAATGTTGCGGTCGCCAGTTCGGAGTCGATTCGTTTCTTTCGCGCGCCGATCACGAGTTTTGCCCAAGCGCGCGCATACAGCACGCTCAAACTGACTCCGGCGATTACACAGATCGGCGATTCAGGCGCCGACCTCGTGGACATTGAGTACGATCCCAACGAAAATCTCTGGCTGCTCAACAATCTGGGCGCGCTCGTCTCGGAACTGCGTGCGCCGATCCGCAAATCGAGCGTTGCGGCCGTTGAAATCGGCTTCGGCGCGCCGGGTTCGAAGACCGCCGGCTACACCACGCTCGTGCAGGCGCGTTTCGACGTCAACGCGGCGCTCTACGTCTACGCCAGCTCTGCGACGCGATCGCGTCTGTTCAAGACCAGTTTTCCCTACGCCAAGCAGCCCGGCTCGATTGGAGTGAACCTCGCCCAAGCAGATTTTGTCGATTCGAGCCAGTGGCCACCGACGTCGCCGATTGCGCCATCGCTGCTGCTGGGACAGTATTTCGGCCCGCTGCGCTCACCCACACCCGGCTCGCCCCCATCGCCTCCCGCCGACGTGACCGCGCAGTTTCCGCAGCCTTTTAACGAAGAGCAAGGTCGTTTTCCGGAGTCGCACGTCAACTCGGTCTCCGGCGCACTCATCGCCGATACGTATCGTAACAGCCTCTACACACTCGATGCGACCGACGGAAGTCTGCTCGTCTACGGTCTGCCGCTCGACAACAACGCGAAGACCAAGGTATCGTTGCCGTGTTTGGGCGGCGCCGCCGAGTGCGACCTCAAGCCCGAGCATCTCTTTCTCGCACCGTAGGTTGCGCCAGGAGGCAGGCTGGAGTATCATAACCAGACATTTGCTACGTCATCGTAGATGACACAAGGAGGTACACCATGGACGGTGCGACTCTTCGCTCCCGCTCCGTATTAGCGGGGCTCTCTTTCGTATTGTTGAGCGTCCCGATCGTCGCGGGGTGCAGCTCGCGCGGGAGCGCGAGCGATCTTCCAGCGGTTCCCGGCAGTTCGCAAAGTTCAGACTCCGCTCGAAGCGGCACTGAGTCCGGCTCGACGATTCTAGTGACGACGATGAAAGACTCCGGCGCGGGATCGCTGCGCGCGGCGATCGCGACGGTGAACGCCGCCTATGCGAAGTCCTCGATTATCAGCTTTACGACGAAGGGCATCGTACGGCTGCGCAGCGATCTTCCGGCGATTTCGGCGCGCGTCACGATCGATGGTACGACGGCGCCGGGATACTCGTCGCGACCGGTCGTGGAGATCGATGCGAACGGCCACGCCGGGCTGGTCTTCGCCGATCGCTCCAACGGCTCGAAGCTCTACGCTCTGGCGGTGGTCAACTCGAACGGAAACGGCGTAACGCTCGAGGCGCGATCGATCGCGCTGAACTTCAATTATATCGGAATCAACCTTGCGGGGGCCGCGGCCGGCAATGCCGGCGACGGGGTGTACGTTGCAGCGTCGTCCTCGAACGATATGATTGGCTTGAACCCGTCGGGCGCCTCGGGCGCCATCGGCAACGTCATCTCCGCAAACGGCGGCAATGGCGTGAGCCTCCACGGATCCTCAAACAATCGCATCCGCGCGAATCGCATCGGCACCAACGTCAGCGGCAAGTTCGCGATTCCCAATGGCGCTAACGGCATTTGGCTCACCGCGGCGTCAAACGGAAACCAGATCGGCGGACGGCTCTTCGTCGACAGCGCGACCGGCCAAGCAAATAATCCGACGGGCAATAAAGGCACGACGACGCCGGTCTTCGTCGTTCCGCCCGACGGCAATCTGGTCTCCGGCAACGCCGGCGACGGCATTTTGATCGATAGCGGTTCGCAGCAGAACGAGCTGTTTGGTAACTTCATCGGCACGACGGCCAATGGCGACGGCGCAATTGCGAATGGCGGTGACGGCGTACGAATTTCGCAAGCCGACAATAACTCGCTGATAGGCTGCAAGTTTCGCAACAATCCGTTCGTCTATTACAACGTGATGAGCGGAAACCGCGGCAATGGGCTACGGATTACCGACTCCGACAATGCCGTCGTTCAGGGCAACTTCTTTGGAATCGGCGCAAATAATACGACGATCGTTGCCAACGGCGCCGATGGGATTCTGATCGACGGTACGTCCCGCAACACGCAGGTCGGAGGCGTCATTCCGCTGGGTAACGTATCGGCCGGGAACATCGTGAACGGCATCGAGGTCGCCGGACGCGCCTCGGGCTTCATCACCTTCAACACCTTCGGCGGCTTGCTCGCCTTCAAAGGCGCCGCGCCCAACGGCAACGACGGTTTGCTGATCACCTCGACCGGCGGCAATCAAACGGTGCGAACGAACGTCTTCTCGGGAAATATCAACAATGGCCTGGAGATCGGCGGCGGTGCGTGGGGCGTTACGGTCGGCCCCAACATCATCGGTCTGAGCACCAAAGGCAATAGTCTGTTGCCCAATGGCGGCGACGGCGTGCTTCTCGACGGGAGCGCGCACGACAACTCAGTCGGCGACTACGATCACTCCGTGATTCCGCAGAACACGTTTTCGGGCAATCTCGGGTATGGTCTAGCGATAGTGCAGGGCGCTCACGACAACGCCGTCTTCAACAGTTACGTCGGAGTCGACGTTCTTGGCCGAGTCGCGCTCGCCAACCAGAAGGGCGGAATTTACGTCGGGGCCTATGCGGTCCACAATCACATCGGCGGCGTGAGCTCCGATCCGAAGCAGCCGAAGACGAACATCGTCAGCGGCAACGTCGGCAACGGCGTGACCCTCGATGCCGGAAGCAGCTACACATCGGTCATCGACAATTGGATCGGCCTCAACCGGGCGGGCAAGAAGACGTTGCCTAACTCGGGAGAGCCAATCGCCGTGAGTCGGGGGAGCACGCACAACACGATCTCGGGCAACGCTATGTAAGGCTCCCGCTCACCCGCTGCGGAGAAGGGAAGGCTTCGCAGCGGCGCGCAGAAGCTCGGCCTATGCCCGCCCATTGCGATGCCAGTCGGGTTGCTGTTGTCCTCGCGATAACGCTCGGATTATTCGGCTGTAACGGCGCCTTCGGCGAACGCGTGCATGAAACGGTTGCGCAGTCGGTGGCCACTGGCGCGGCCCCGCGCGTACGCGTCGAGAACGTGGCCGGCACCGTTCGCATCGTCGGATGGGGGAAGCCCGAGGCCGAGGTTATCGCAACGAAGTACGGCTACGACGCGCAAGAACTGCGCAATATTTCGGTCGCAGTTCGCTCGGAACCCGCCGGCGTCGCCGTCGTAACAAGTTATGCGGCGGGTTCGCAGGGGGGCGGAGGGCACCAAGGCGGCGTGAACTATCGCATCTCGGTTCCCACGGCCGCCTCGCTGAACGTGCAGAATACCGCCGGAGCGGTCGATGTGGACGGGATCGCCGGCGACGTCGCAGTCACGACAGAGGCCGGTGAGATTACCGCGAGCGTTGGACGCGTTGCCGGAAGCCGAGCGATCGATTTGAACGCGACGACCGGCGCGATAACCTTGACGATTGCCGGCGGCAGCAGCGCGCGCGTCGAGGCCGGCAGCACCGTCGGCAACTTTAGCAGCGACGTTCCCGGAGTATCTGCGGTGCGCGAGAATGTTGTCGGGTCGCGCGGTTCGGGAACGATCGGTACGGGAAGCGGACGAATTCGACTGACCACAACCACCGGCGCGATCGCGCTGCGCGAACGATAATGCGCGCGAGGTTGCTTCGCGCCGCGGGCATTGCGTCGCTGGTGTTTGCGACCGCCGCGTGCGGCGGAACGGCTACGAACGCGACGCCAAACGGCGCCGCCACCTTGCCATACTCGCGACGCGCTTCGAGCTCGAGCGCCATCCAGCACGTGGTGATCGTTATTCAAGAGAATCGCACCTTCGATAATCTCTTCGCTACTTTTCCGAATGCCGACGGAACGACGCAGGGGCGAATGAAGTTGCCAAGCGGCGGCTACAGCTACATCCCATTGCAGAAGAGCAACTTAGTCGAACCCTGCGATTTCGGGCACTCGTATCGCGGCTATCGGAAAGATTACGACAACGGCGCAATGGACGGCTTCAATCTCGAGGGCGGCGGAAAGCCGTGCCCCGGGCCGACCGGCACCAAGACGTATCAATATGTCAATCGCGCTCAGATCGCGCCATACTGGGCAATCGCCAAGAGTTGGGTGCTCGCCGATCACATGTTTCAGACGCAAGGCAGCGGCAGCTTTACCGCGCACCAAGATTTGATTCGCGGCGGCACCTTGATCGAGGCCGGGCGCAAGAGCAAGACGCTCGTTGACTTTCCGTCGGCCATGCCCTGGGGATGCGATGCGCCGAAGTATACGAAGACGTCAATCTTGGTCTCGAAGGGCGTCGACGAGCTTTCGCACTACCGTCGGCACGACGGCCCATTCCCGTGTCTCACCTACCCGACACTGCGCGATCTGCTCGATTCCAAGGGGGTCACGTGGAAATATTACTCGCCGCCCGAACCGCGTGGAACCGGAAAACTCTGGAGCGCTTTCGACGCCATTCAGGCCGTGCGCGAGGGACCCGAGTGGGCGACGAACGTCGTGCCGACCACGCAGTTCTTTAGCGACGTGCAATACGGACAGCTTGCCGGCCTCTCGTGGATCGTGCCCGATCTGTTTAATTCGGATCATCCAGCCACAGCGTACGATTACGG
This Candidatus Eremiobacterota bacterium DNA region includes the following protein-coding sequences:
- a CDS encoding TonB-dependent receptor, with amino-acid sequence MLAETGGLISGTVSDDRTHAGVAGAQVVAKSPSGTYTTVTDSKGHFRFLSVLPDNYALSVTDKNYLPYSVTVVVLNASQQTINVALSKTLKIIASTHARSSGSAFQRGMTIDTYTVTGSQIQTVMGKSFNSREEDLLRSIPSVTIDKSGTISIRGGFAFEAAYEFEGIDYTTPTANLQNTLQNIANFNLLNGVGGVQLIPGAGDATHGDTGTGLVLFTAKNGTYPTYFHADVESLLFPYLHQLGLEWGWADPSQRLSNYAGFIGIRRAYQYGINGTAANTLGTLGTNAATLGSTIDPNLVYYSPQFLKSNDFVDNLIYRFGHNNNQRLQFFVQDQSIKQTLDYGGFQYLPYISGGTTAGKCSPYPIVGPGGPVNSAQQEYACNSLIPLFPGQPSASAFVSEPDTLQSPFEAYKLEYDLNLGSSTLLTTRFFRTFSQQSETLPAQGIFAQPYGGNRTAGQIDGTTQLGTKNLLKYGTIYEYVVPYGNRYDFTSYTAFTTPAYIITYPITHPLQPLPLPYTYTGLLPNNNPAAQQGLEEDFFSPAFCAQLNLHTGCGYLSSYFPAGVHFPFEEDVETVAQQQYGTYLQDTIEMSERWKAEAGVRLDGYNFQIPTLAGAPASIPAAEHQRLYEPHLDASYLPDNRDTFRFGFGHTLSMPLPSLLGADVSQVPYAPFDNIPSYDNSTGKAADYCGPHANALCSSYGQQLYWLTRDYRYGSSTLETPLVGATFTNIDFSWAHAFRDGAAFKLTPFYRRGYNVIEQTAQIVGFNYQTGSPVYGDVQYSNLGIQKATGIEALYTKEIPLGISMQIGATYISQFGNEPPGAFLQPAALALGVVYRSPDLSPFQLNAAFNYKSAHGWRINPVIYANSGFPYGAGYYTAVYCNGIPVIVPNTSLSVIYSQTPGYIDPLDPGTCTKPNIAATRGISERGLPGGFLTTPRVDADLTVEYRPEVRGLAQSVLGLQVVNLFNELYNVPIINGCYGNPVAIGLQSGNAPCTYSTAPYAPPDVTAHSSAPYLTYPNLPPISFRFYYQVTL
- a CDS encoding substrate-binding domain-containing protein produces the protein MRKTLATLALAAAPVLVLSACNGNAGGGSGVAALPNSGAPASQHSRFHHNDNGPQDLHAGGATFPAQAYNGASQPVGTYNHPQAPPASGSLFAHYGGVGTIYYCLTGSGFGRKEFTGQSITATQACAGLGDSPVGFGARQDPLDFVGSDVAMTEGSQTTPGDCCASYSYYAINRAATYGQPFEFPTLGGPIVFGYRPQDFPKVSIKLSTWTYCAIVNGTVNNWNDPAISADNGQSVTGGVSQTITFYYRSDGSGTTYNLTSHLYAACNPGSWPAPYNTYPYQGSGRDASFPYQATQNWPITTPSNFVGASGNPGVLAGIQSTPYGTGYVEGAYAKVANPKVSQALLQSGYNNQANEPYWVSATNKSAVSAALKHVTASAISYGTASDYPTTPGSLNSSTPWCQLFVPYSVFALPPAKTYPIVGVTYMLFYGNNQGVHLSDKTTLVNYIISKPAQNIIKSLEYAPLSSSIHGAVKAALTGTASQPSCLQ
- a CDS encoding DUF4097 family beta strand repeat protein translates to MPAHCDASRVAVVLAITLGLFGCNGAFGERVHETVAQSVATGAAPRVRVENVAGTVRIVGWGKPEAEVIATKYGYDAQELRNISVAVRSEPAGVAVVTSYAAGSQGGGGHQGGVNYRISVPTAASLNVQNTAGAVDVDGIAGDVAVTTEAGEITASVGRVAGSRAIDLNATTGAITLTIAGGSSARVEAGSTVGNFSSDVPGVSAVRENVVGSRGSGTIGTGSGRIRLTTTTGAIALRER
- a CDS encoding DUF4397 domain-containing protein, with the translated sequence MRTFNARRGSAARVNPRAVLASAAILAAGCGGSSSSSTMPAQGAQAVHVRLVDGAPALETYIGGFLEKITPAYATLNGVTVTSALSYGTITPFTTCAAGAASIIARNDQGYAVGPLKTPNLTAGGHYTLIIVGAYPHYSVLAISEPATSGSAQLSLYEASPSTAQASFGSFRASNKSEFKSLGSASYGSEVTVSLGKSVTDFGGYAGPAGAPLGTVTPSQIDSFDSKNALPFNAVARLSLFLFDSTTSSSQRVFGSLDQ